In a single window of the Serratia quinivorans genome:
- the serB_1 gene encoding Phosphoserine phosphatase, producing MDLALFDLDETLIDDDSASLWMRWLVTEGFAPAELEQQEQQLMQLYYQGKLSMEDYMQATLAPLAGLNTQTVAGWVQRYIRRDILPRVYPAARERLLWHRERGDCILVISATGEHLVAPIAAQLGADDALAIGVEVQDGRFTGNTYGTMTYQQGKVTRLKKWLAEHPELSFEHSHGYSDSLNDKAMLEYVDSATVINPDRELNALAVEHGWEICRWER from the coding sequence ATGGATTTAGCCTTATTCGACCTGGATGAAACCCTGATTGATGATGACAGCGCCAGCCTGTGGATGCGCTGGTTAGTCACCGAGGGGTTTGCGCCGGCGGAACTGGAACAGCAGGAACAGCAGCTGATGCAGCTCTATTATCAGGGCAAGCTGTCGATGGAGGATTACATGCAGGCCACGCTGGCCCCGTTGGCCGGCCTGAACACCCAGACGGTGGCCGGTTGGGTGCAGCGTTATATCCGCCGCGATATTCTGCCGCGTGTCTACCCCGCCGCCCGTGAACGACTGCTGTGGCACCGCGAGCGCGGTGACTGCATTTTGGTTATTTCCGCCACCGGCGAACATCTGGTCGCGCCGATTGCCGCACAGTTGGGTGCCGACGACGCACTGGCGATTGGCGTTGAGGTGCAAGACGGCCGCTTCACCGGTAACACTTACGGCACCATGACTTACCAACAGGGCAAGGTAACTCGCCTGAAAAAGTGGCTGGCTGAACACCCGGAGTTGAGCTTCGAGCACAGCCACGGTTACAGCGACTCACTCAACGACAAGGCGATGTTGGAATATGTCGACAGCGCCACGGTGATTAATCCGGACAGAGAGCTCAACGCGCTGGCGGTGGAGCACGGCTGGGAGATTTGCCGCTGGGAGCGCTGA
- the gstB_1 gene encoding Glutathione S-transferase GstB translates to MLTIWGRENSNNVRKVLWCAAELELNYSHINAGGAFGKVNDELYRSLNPNGLVPLLQDDDFVLWESNTIVRYLAAKFGSEPFYPQDLQARASAEKWMDWTTATIVSHFSVVFWGLVRTKPELRDMAKIEAAIAALEKHFDIVEATLGRQPYLSGESFGIGDIPLGSFAYAWFSMPIERQPRPNMERWYQQLTERPAYQRGVMSELT, encoded by the coding sequence ATGCTGACCATTTGGGGTCGTGAAAATTCGAACAACGTCAGAAAAGTGCTGTGGTGCGCCGCAGAACTGGAGCTGAACTACAGCCATATCAATGCCGGTGGCGCCTTTGGCAAAGTGAACGATGAGCTCTACCGTTCATTAAACCCGAACGGCCTGGTGCCGTTGCTGCAGGACGATGACTTCGTGCTGTGGGAATCCAACACCATAGTGCGCTATCTGGCGGCAAAGTTTGGCAGTGAGCCGTTCTACCCGCAGGATCTTCAGGCACGCGCCAGCGCCGAGAAATGGATGGACTGGACCACCGCCACCATTGTCAGCCACTTTAGCGTGGTGTTCTGGGGCCTGGTGCGCACCAAGCCGGAACTGCGCGACATGGCCAAGATTGAAGCGGCGATCGCCGCGCTGGAAAAGCACTTCGACATCGTGGAAGCAACCCTGGGCCGCCAGCCTTATCTTTCCGGTGAGTCGTTCGGTATCGGTGACATCCCGCTAGGCAGCTTTGCTTACGCCTGGTTCTCCATGCCGATTGAGCGCCAACCCCGCCCGAACATGGAACGCTGGTATCAGCAACTAACCGAACGCCCGGCCTATCAGCGTGGCGTCATGAGTGAGTTAACCTGA